One Bacteroidales bacterium genomic window, TTTTACTCCTGATAATAAAGCAACAGCGATTGCAGCAACAGCATTTTCAACATTAATCCGTCCGGGTAAACCAATTTCTATATTTTTTATATTTCCAAATGGTGTAATTAAATCAATAGTATATAATCCATTAATTAATTTAATATTTTGAGCATAAAAATCTGCTTTATCATTTAAAGAATATGTATATGTTTTTATGTTATCATTAGTCGAATAATTTATATCTAAATTCTTCTTAATCAACAATTTACCACCGTCCTGAATTTGAGAAATAAATTGTTCAAAAGTTTTATTCAATTCATTCTTATTGCCATAGATATCCAAATGGTCGGCATCTACAGAAGTAATCACCGCAAAATAAGGATGTAATTTCAAAAACGACTTGTCAAATTCATCAGCTTCTAAAACAATAATGTCGCTTTTGTCAGATAAAAGAAGATTAGTATTATAATTATTTAATATACCACCAAGAAAAGCAGTACAATCAACACTTGATTGTTTTAATAAATGAGCTATCATTGAAGAAATGGTCGTCTTTCCATGAGTGCCGGCTACTGCAATTCCCCTGCTGTTTTTTGAAATTATACCGAGAATTTCCGACCTTTTATAAATTCTGTAATCATTTTTCATGAAAAAATTAAGCTCAGAACTATTATCAGGAATAGCCGGAGTATAAATAACCATTATTTCATTTTTATTTTTTTCTTCTTTAAAATATTCCGGAATAAAATCAACATTATCATTAAAATGAATATCAATATTTTCTTTAATTAGTTGTTTTGTTAATT contains:
- a CDS encoding UDP-N-acetylmuramate--L-alanine ligase, which gives rise to MNIKNINSVYFVGIGGIGMSAIARYFKSLGKYIVGYDRTDTELTKQLIKENIDIHFNDNVDFIPEYFKEEKNKNEIMVIYTPAIPDNSSELNFFMKNDYRIYKRSEILGIISKNSRGIAVAGTHGKTTISSMIAHLLKQSSVDCTAFLGGILNNYNTNLLLSDKSDIIVLEADEFDKSFLKLHPYFAVITSVDADHLDIYGNKNELNKTFEQFISQIQDGGKLLIKKNLDINYSTNDNIKTYTYSLNDKADFYAQNIKLINGLYTIDLITPFGNIKNIEIGLPGRINVENAVAAIAVALLSGVKEIEIINAAKSFKGVKRRFDLKIISDNLIFIDDYAHHPEEIKACINSVKEMFPDKKITGVFQPHLYSRTYDFADEFATSLNLLDDLILLDIYPAREKPVKGVSSKLIYDKININNKSLCSKNSILNILEKKDIEVLITMGAGDIDQLIEPIMKLLNKNLTDTN